One Candidatus Protochlamydia phocaeensis genomic region harbors:
- a CDS encoding DNA-binding protein, whose translation MRQYRSYKEHLIESLKDPLEASAYLEACLEEALETKEFGIFLLAVRDVIEAQGGITNVSEKMEAGRESLYKSLTKESKPRFSTIMLALKACGFGIGIHPNN comes from the coding sequence ATGAGACAGTATAGAAGTTATAAAGAACACTTAATTGAATCTCTCAAAGACCCTCTAGAAGCTTCAGCCTATTTAGAAGCTTGCTTAGAAGAAGCTTTAGAAACCAAAGAATTCGGCATATTTTTATTAGCCGTTCGCGACGTTATAGAAGCTCAAGGTGGCATTACTAATGTATCTGAAAAAATGGAAGCGGGCAGAGAAAGCCTATACAAAAGTTTAACCAAAGAATCTAAGCCCAGATTCTCAACAATTATGCTAGCTTTAAAAGCTTGTGGTTTTGGAATTGGAATTCATCCAAACAATTAG